A window of the Desulfopila inferna genome harbors these coding sequences:
- a CDS encoding c-type heme family protein, which translates to MPQSNIKKSMTLQSRFLLGLAAILLFFAAVASGLIYFYQQRALQEEIYEKSGLVMTTMDANRSYVREVLRPKMYSLLGEDEFVLEAMSSSYISRNVMERFSSSLENFYYRRVAINARNPDYEANQLEREMIHYFSDNPGVEEWHGIVKKDDEKHFMRFQPVYTEESCTRCHGDPALAPQEVISQYGDKRGFNRAPGNIYGVISVTVPVDINLNRIKEIAFSVFIGVVPSIVILFIVISLFFNRVIVQNLSNMLNIFRSNLKDDNTAFSLPSSDSVDEISELTEVAKNMSSALHRNQLKLEKFANEILQAKERLQSVFDGITDPVVLVGSDQRIKVVNQAFLQRYGLSLEEVLETGIGEIHSTVDCPLTMCPDILNILPKNPVSKQVTTQAGEIFLIYFYPILNELCQPESVVCYLKDITSQKQLEHKIQQTEKMVSLGQLAAGVAHEINNPLGVILCHVELLEEENTLTEEAASDLQIIKKHAGNCQKIIADLLNFSRQRSSIKTSYSINNLIREVVSISTNQLEQQNIALDLELDRTVPDINLDNDRLKQVILNLIINGAQAIEDGGSINIATHYSKEEEVVKIVIEDDGTGIPPECLEKIFDPFFTTKTPGFGTGLGLSVSYGIVQDHNGEISVETKAGEFSRFIITLPVNNNVMDS; encoded by the coding sequence ATGCCTCAATCAAATATCAAGAAATCCATGACCCTGCAATCCCGATTTCTCCTGGGTCTTGCCGCCATCCTTCTGTTTTTTGCCGCTGTTGCCTCCGGACTCATATACTTTTATCAGCAAAGGGCACTGCAGGAAGAAATTTACGAGAAATCCGGCCTGGTAATGACCACCATGGACGCAAATCGGAGCTATGTCCGGGAAGTGCTCCGCCCCAAAATGTATTCTCTTCTCGGTGAGGATGAATTCGTTCTTGAAGCCATGTCCTCTTCCTATATCAGCAGGAATGTCATGGAGCGATTCAGCTCCTCTCTTGAAAACTTCTACTATCGCAGAGTTGCCATTAACGCCAGGAATCCGGATTATGAGGCGAATCAGCTGGAACGGGAAATGATTCATTATTTTTCCGACAACCCCGGCGTTGAAGAGTGGCACGGTATAGTGAAAAAAGACGACGAAAAGCATTTTATGCGTTTTCAGCCTGTATATACTGAGGAATCATGCACCCGCTGCCATGGCGATCCAGCTCTCGCGCCTCAGGAAGTAATTTCTCAATACGGCGATAAACGTGGTTTCAACAGAGCTCCTGGGAATATTTACGGTGTTATCAGTGTTACCGTCCCCGTCGATATCAATCTCAACAGGATTAAGGAAATTGCCTTTTCCGTTTTTATTGGAGTTGTTCCTTCAATCGTTATTCTTTTTATCGTTATCAGTCTGTTCTTTAATCGCGTGATTGTGCAGAATCTCTCAAACATGCTGAATATATTCAGATCTAATCTTAAGGATGACAATACGGCCTTTTCTCTGCCCTCATCCGACTCAGTCGACGAGATCAGTGAACTAACAGAAGTAGCAAAAAATATGTCTTCGGCACTTCACCGGAATCAGCTTAAGCTGGAAAAATTTGCCAACGAAATTCTTCAGGCCAAAGAGAGGCTTCAGTCTGTTTTCGACGGTATCACCGATCCTGTTGTCCTCGTCGGCAGTGATCAGAGAATCAAGGTAGTCAACCAGGCTTTTTTGCAAAGATACGGCTTGAGTCTGGAGGAAGTTCTGGAAACCGGCATAGGGGAAATACATTCCACTGTCGACTGCCCTCTGACTATGTGTCCTGACATATTAAACATTCTGCCGAAAAATCCAGTTTCCAAGCAGGTTACAACGCAAGCTGGGGAAATATTTCTGATATATTTTTATCCGATACTCAATGAGCTTTGTCAGCCGGAAAGCGTGGTCTGCTACCTCAAGGACATTACCAGCCAAAAACAGCTGGAACACAAAATCCAACAGACGGAAAAAATGGTCTCACTGGGACAGCTTGCCGCAGGAGTGGCCCATGAGATCAACAATCCTCTTGGCGTAATTCTCTGCCATGTGGAACTTCTGGAAGAAGAAAATACCCTCACTGAAGAGGCGGCATCCGACCTTCAGATTATTAAAAAGCATGCCGGCAACTGTCAGAAGATCATTGCCGATCTGCTCAATTTTTCCAGACAGCGAAGCAGCATTAAAACCAGTTATTCGATCAATAACCTGATCAGGGAGGTTGTATCGATTTCCACGAACCAGCTGGAGCAGCAAAATATTGCCTTGGATCTTGAGCTCGATCGAACAGTTCCTGATATAAATCTTGACAATGACCGTCTCAAACAGGTCATTCTCAACCTTATCATTAACGGCGCGCAGGCTATAGAGGATGGCGGCAGCATTAATATCGCCACGCACTACAGCAAAGAAGAAGAGGTCGTAAAAATTGTGATAGAGGATGACGGCACCGGCATTCCGCCTGAATGCCTCGAAAAAATATTTGATCCGTTTTTTACTACAAAAACTCCCGGCTTCGGTACCGGTCTTGGGCTATCAGTCAGTTACGGCATAGTTCAGGATCATAATGGGGAAATCAGTGTGGAAACTAAAGCAGGCGAGTTTTCCAGGTTTATTATTACCCTGCCGGTAAACAATAATGTGATGGACTCATAA
- a CDS encoding sigma-54-dependent transcriptional regulator, with product MDNNSLLITDDEKDMRNGLKRILEKRFDTLDILTAASAEETLVLLHNKKIDILLLDIKMTGMSGLELLRLIGREFPELTVIMMTGYGSIETAVEAIKLGAYDFITKPFEREVIYRLIHKSIERNQLLKENSALKRQVNSRNAMEGFIGQSAAMLNFLDKLMTVARTHYTTLVRGASGTGKELTARAIHQLSARHDKPMITVNCPAIPEHLLESELFGHKKGAFTGASHDQIGLFKEADGGTICLDEVGDIPLSVQSKLLRVLQEGEIKQLGATRTEEIDVRVIALTNLDLEDMIEKRTFREDLFYRLNVVSIYTPSLSEITEDIPLLVNHFTTQVCRELNIERKHFDTAALHILEKRNWPGNVRELQNFVRRTIMFAEGDTITAKDLSNDIETMANLPDRKQFDNVISEDIIDYKNAKERMLDGFTQEYVRSILKKTQGNVSQSAELSGLSRTALQKILRRYDISSSDFKTTGS from the coding sequence ATGGATAACAACTCTTTACTTATAACGGATGATGAAAAGGATATGCGCAACGGCTTAAAGCGCATTCTTGAAAAGCGTTTTGATACCCTGGATATTCTGACGGCGGCTTCCGCCGAGGAAACGCTGGTCCTGCTGCACAATAAAAAGATCGATATCCTCCTCCTTGATATCAAGATGACGGGGATGAGCGGGCTTGAGCTGCTGCGATTAATCGGCAGGGAATTTCCCGAATTGACGGTGATCATGATGACCGGATACGGTTCCATTGAAACTGCGGTGGAAGCCATCAAACTTGGGGCATACGATTTTATCACCAAGCCCTTTGAAAGGGAGGTAATTTACCGCCTCATTCACAAATCCATTGAACGTAATCAGCTGCTCAAGGAAAATTCTGCTCTAAAACGGCAGGTCAACAGCCGGAACGCCATGGAGGGCTTCATCGGCCAATCAGCGGCAATGCTCAACTTCCTTGATAAACTCATGACGGTTGCCCGGACGCATTATACCACCCTGGTCCGCGGTGCCTCCGGAACCGGTAAGGAATTGACAGCCCGGGCCATTCATCAGTTGAGTGCGCGCCATGACAAGCCGATGATTACCGTCAACTGCCCTGCCATCCCCGAACATCTCCTGGAAAGTGAACTTTTCGGGCATAAGAAAGGGGCTTTCACCGGAGCAAGTCATGATCAGATCGGGCTTTTCAAGGAAGCAGATGGCGGCACCATCTGTCTGGACGAGGTCGGCGATATCCCGCTTTCCGTGCAAAGCAAACTTCTGCGTGTTCTGCAGGAAGGCGAAATTAAGCAACTTGGGGCAACCAGAACCGAAGAAATTGATGTGCGCGTAATCGCCCTGACCAATCTTGACCTGGAAGATATGATAGAAAAAAGAACATTCCGCGAAGACCTCTTCTATCGGTTAAATGTTGTATCAATTTACACTCCCTCCCTCTCGGAAATTACAGAGGATATTCCATTATTGGTAAACCACTTCACCACTCAGGTTTGCCGGGAGTTGAACATTGAGAGGAAACATTTTGATACTGCGGCCCTGCACATTCTGGAGAAAAGAAATTGGCCTGGAAACGTCAGGGAACTGCAGAATTTTGTGCGCAGGACAATTATGTTTGCCGAGGGAGATACAATAACCGCGAAAGATCTCTCCAATGATATCGAGACAATGGCAAACTTACCGGACCGTAAACAGTTTGACAATGTCATATCAGAGGATATTATAGATTATAAAAACGCCAAGGAACGAATGCTCGATGGTTTCACACAGGAATATGTCAGATCGATTTTGAAGAAAACGCAGGGCAATGTCTCTCAGAGCGCCGAGCTCTCGGGATTGTCCCGTACAGCCCTGCAGAAAATTCTCAGGAGATATGATATTTCCTCATCCGATTTCAAAACCACAGGTTCGTAA
- a CDS encoding class I SAM-dependent methyltransferase, which translates to MIDEYAKIAPYYERILGKRLYSIRKNIRTFIHYQGHRRIIDMCCGTGRQLEMLKEPGMDLYGVDISLAMIDEAAQHEITFINKNALDVDLPAESFDAVILSFSLHEKNDYDRNILLDTSWKLVRPKGHLIISDYCRVPTTWQGFLWGRILIPLLERLAGREHHRNYSSWMSGGALEKHIEPIAARKNIISQHFNGTISVCSIQKEPYAEKVFRAVKLIQQS; encoded by the coding sequence GTGATTGATGAATACGCCAAAATAGCACCTTATTACGAAAGGATACTTGGGAAAAGGCTTTATTCGATCCGTAAAAATATCCGAACCTTTATCCATTATCAAGGTCACAGGAGAATTATAGATATGTGCTGCGGTACCGGCAGGCAGCTGGAGATGCTCAAAGAACCAGGCATGGATCTGTATGGTGTCGATATATCGCTGGCCATGATTGATGAAGCGGCACAGCACGAAATTACCTTCATCAATAAAAATGCATTGGACGTAGATCTGCCCGCGGAGAGTTTTGATGCAGTCATTCTAAGCTTCTCCCTCCATGAAAAAAATGATTATGATCGCAACATCCTGCTCGATACATCCTGGAAACTTGTTCGGCCCAAAGGTCACCTCATTATTAGTGATTACTGCCGGGTACCGACCACATGGCAAGGATTTCTCTGGGGTAGGATATTGATTCCGCTTCTTGAGAGGCTCGCAGGGAGAGAACATCACCGTAATTACTCCTCCTGGATGAGCGGTGGAGCGCTGGAGAAACATATTGAACCTATTGCCGCCAGGAAGAACATTATTTCTCAACATTTTAATGGCACGATATCGGTATGTTCCATACAAAAGGAACCATATGCCGAGAAAGTTTTTCGTGCCGTTAAACTCATTCAGCAGAGCTGA
- a CDS encoding SDR family NAD(P)-dependent oxidoreductase → MRLYGKTALIPGASRPVGRAIARKLADEGANLILPYHDWPESSQEMLDEFSDRGSSVLAMSVDLTREEEISKMMRKVDEQFGSVHYLVNNIERGGMPVVHGSYNHEHNIGQWDLEVNTTLKAKWLLFYCCLPLLQKADSAAVINISSIAALVGRSGPAELLFNDGYSAANGGISTFTKTWAREAAPNIRVNELMLGLIRNRHGENTRGWSNLNETSKNKIYDHILLKRTGLPAEVAETVFFLLHQATYITGAVIRMDGGYVLGGEKTTDMPHGIL, encoded by the coding sequence ATGAGATTGTATGGAAAAACAGCCCTGATACCCGGTGCATCCAGACCCGTAGGAAGAGCCATTGCCCGTAAACTTGCGGACGAAGGCGCCAATCTCATACTTCCCTACCACGACTGGCCTGAATCTTCCCAGGAAATGCTCGATGAATTCAGTGATCGAGGATCTTCCGTTCTGGCCATGTCGGTCGATCTGACCAGGGAGGAAGAGATAAGCAAAATGATGAGGAAGGTGGATGAGCAGTTCGGCAGTGTGCACTATCTCGTCAATAATATAGAACGCGGAGGAATGCCGGTGGTCCATGGCTCCTACAACCATGAGCATAATATCGGTCAGTGGGATCTCGAGGTAAACACCACCTTAAAGGCGAAATGGCTGCTTTTCTACTGCTGTCTTCCCCTTTTGCAGAAGGCGGATTCTGCGGCAGTTATTAATATTTCCTCTATTGCTGCTCTGGTAGGGAGAAGCGGCCCCGCCGAACTGCTCTTCAATGATGGTTACAGCGCTGCGAACGGCGGCATTTCTACCTTTACCAAAACCTGGGCGAGGGAAGCGGCTCCCAACATCCGTGTCAACGAATTGATGCTGGGCCTTATCCGCAACAGGCATGGAGAAAACACCAGGGGGTGGTCGAACCTCAATGAAACCAGCAAAAATAAGATCTACGATCACATCTTATTGAAACGTACCGGGTTGCCCGCCGAGGTGGCCGAGACGGTATTTTTCCTGCTTCATCAGGCCACTTATATTACCGGCGCCGTCATCCGTATGGACGGCGGATATGTATTGGGCGGGGAGAAAACCACAGATATGCCGCACGGTATTCTGTAA
- a CDS encoding DVU0298 family protein, producing MMRRRELKQTILSMLKNEPWPVIAARLPQYEGKEIINHLFTALCHSQKTKWHAVSAFGKVVPRLAAQDPESARIVMRRFLWNLNDESGGIGWGIPEAMAEVMVQDNMLFSEYSHMLISYMRQDGPEIFQDGNFIELPALQQGVLWGVARLLKVRQQKMVVKGIDADLRYYLDALDNTVCGLAAMCLGMCRNIEVIDELQSLLANSGSFILYWDYTLQEVKVSAIAKQAIERLHLQAA from the coding sequence ATGATGAGGCGCCGAGAACTCAAACAAACCATCCTTTCCATGCTGAAAAATGAACCATGGCCGGTTATTGCAGCACGGCTGCCTCAGTATGAAGGAAAAGAGATTATCAACCATCTTTTTACAGCCCTGTGCCATAGTCAAAAAACGAAATGGCATGCGGTAAGCGCCTTTGGCAAAGTTGTGCCGCGCCTTGCAGCACAGGACCCGGAGTCGGCAAGAATTGTGATGCGCAGATTTCTCTGGAATCTAAATGATGAATCCGGCGGAATAGGGTGGGGAATACCCGAAGCAATGGCCGAAGTCATGGTTCAGGATAACATGCTGTTTTCCGAATACAGCCATATGCTTATATCCTACATGAGGCAGGATGGACCGGAGATCTTTCAGGACGGTAATTTTATAGAACTGCCGGCCTTGCAGCAGGGAGTTTTGTGGGGTGTGGCCAGACTGCTCAAAGTGCGGCAGCAGAAGATGGTTGTTAAAGGAATCGACGCCGATCTGCGCTATTATCTGGACGCTCTCGATAATACAGTGTGCGGGCTTGCGGCAATGTGCCTGGGAATGTGCAGAAATATTGAAGTCATTGATGAATTGCAGAGCCTGCTCGCCAACAGTGGCTCCTTTATTTTATATTGGGATTATACTTTACAAGAGGTGAAGGTTTCTGCAATTGCCAAACAGGCCATTGAGCGCCTGCATCTTCAAGCAGCATGA
- a CDS encoding cyclic nucleotide-binding domain-containing protein, translating to MKFRNAIFVVTEESHCPLYNAGDEFAVEGLSLTFPVGKSTCLVLAKDVIGVTTEEVSFEKMEKGTTKKNRFECGGCTGIIRFEYKKDKEFATLQMKLLAAAERKTKINVVSEFAGLLRSIDTFSSLSSDDLLDLAALLELKDYDYGFPIVQKGEPGTNLYIILKGSVEVIDAEGVALNEMEAGDVFGEMSLLTGERVSATIMATQPCRIATMNQKNFRHILQRFPALQVFFYKLMVRRITDINMKRAVELGSGMSGHIADMPPIDLCQMINYIQKSGTLTFEAEDCDGIIKFHEGEIIEAVCNSMSGKDAFFKILTMKKGRFIFVQGISARDAKKEIIGGFMAIMMEGMKYLDDLNK from the coding sequence ATGAAATTTAGAAACGCAATTTTTGTCGTAACCGAAGAAAGTCACTGTCCTTTATATAATGCAGGTGATGAATTTGCTGTTGAGGGATTGAGCCTGACTTTCCCTGTAGGAAAATCTACCTGTCTGGTGCTTGCAAAAGACGTAATTGGCGTGACCACGGAAGAGGTCTCTTTCGAGAAAATGGAGAAAGGGACCACTAAAAAGAACAGGTTCGAGTGCGGAGGTTGCACCGGCATTATTCGTTTCGAGTACAAGAAAGATAAAGAATTCGCTACATTACAGATGAAGCTGCTGGCGGCCGCCGAGAGGAAAACCAAAATTAACGTGGTCAGCGAGTTTGCCGGGCTGCTGCGCTCGATCGACACCTTTTCCTCTCTTTCCAGCGATGATCTTCTTGATCTCGCCGCCTTGCTGGAACTCAAGGATTATGATTACGGTTTTCCCATTGTTCAGAAGGGCGAGCCCGGAACAAATCTGTATATCATATTGAAGGGATCGGTAGAGGTTATTGACGCCGAAGGCGTAGCTTTGAATGAAATGGAGGCCGGGGATGTTTTCGGCGAAATGAGTCTTTTGACCGGTGAACGTGTTTCGGCGACTATCATGGCGACCCAGCCGTGCCGGATAGCGACCATGAACCAGAAGAACTTCAGGCATATTCTCCAAAGGTTTCCGGCCCTGCAGGTTTTCTTCTATAAGCTGATGGTGCGGCGTATCACCGATATCAACATGAAGAGGGCGGTTGAGCTCGGTTCGGGAATGTCGGGCCATATTGCCGACATGCCGCCAATAGATCTCTGCCAGATGATCAACTATATTCAAAAATCGGGCACCCTGACCTTTGAGGCTGAAGACTGTGATGGAATAATTAAATTCCATGAGGGTGAGATAATTGAAGCTGTCTGCAATTCGATGAGCGGCAAAGACGCCTTTTTCAAGATTCTTACCATGAAGAAAGGACGGTTTATCTTTGTTCAGGGGATCAGTGCCCGGGATGCCAAGAAAGAAATAATCGGCGGTTTTATGGCGATTATGATGGAAGGCATGAAGTATCTTGATGACTTGAATAAATGA
- a CDS encoding NlpC/P60 family protein: protein MIKKLALLSSSLLIIFLLSSCSSSRLQHVRIPSPIDEDELSSRLYLLYDTWKATPYKEGGLSRSGVDCSGFVYLIYRDLLGSELPRTTAKQMDIGRAVSLSSLRSGDLVFFKTGWLSRHVGIYLEESRFLHASSSKGVTISSLREKYWKDAFSMAKRIDLR, encoded by the coding sequence ATGATCAAAAAACTCGCACTTCTGTCCTCTTCTCTACTGATTATCTTCTTGCTTTCCTCATGCTCATCTTCACGCCTTCAGCATGTAAGAATTCCATCCCCTATCGACGAAGACGAACTCAGCAGCCGGCTTTACCTGCTGTATGACACCTGGAAAGCGACTCCTTACAAGGAAGGTGGCCTCAGTAGAAGCGGCGTCGATTGTTCAGGGTTCGTTTATCTGATCTATCGTGACCTGCTGGGGTCTGAACTGCCGCGGACAACCGCAAAACAGATGGACATCGGCAGGGCTGTATCTCTCTCCTCCCTGCGCTCAGGTGATCTGGTGTTTTTCAAGACAGGATGGTTGTCACGACACGTCGGCATCTATCTGGAAGAGTCTCGTTTTCTACACGCTTCAAGCAGTAAGGGAGTAACTATCTCCAGTCTCCGGGAAAAGTATTGGAAGGATGCTTTCTCTATGGCCAAACGTATTGACTTAAGGTAA